A genomic stretch from Fuerstiella sp. includes:
- a CDS encoding Gfo/Idh/MocA family oxidoreductase, whose product MTISRRTFLQSSAVIAPTVISSSAIGHSNRASAGDRINVAIIGCGKMANAYHIPQLLDQPDVQVVAVCEVDQTRRDHAKDRVETHYSTGKTEYQGCGTYVDFRDVISRSDIDAVCIASPDHWHAIPIIEACKSGKDVYCEKPLTLTIEEAGRCVDAARSHERIVQTGSQQRSNVFGPFREAVEIIRSGRLGKIHRVTVGVGGPSVPCDLPEEEIEPNLDWDMWLGQAPLRAYNSILSPRGNHSHFPAWRNYREYSGGGHTDMGAHHYDIAQWALDMDESGPIEIIPPEDSQATTGVRYIYENGVEMVHGGPSGCTFHGENGVLWIDRRRLESDPEEIVKTPLGKDDVHLFRSPGHHRNWIDCIKSREAPVAEVEKGARTVSIIHLGNLAYWHHKTLKWNPSKWKFEDSADNHLLDRERRDPWQLPAV is encoded by the coding sequence ATGACAATTTCTCGACGAACATTTCTGCAGTCGTCGGCTGTGATTGCTCCGACTGTAATTTCCAGTTCCGCGATCGGTCATTCAAATCGTGCGTCGGCAGGGGATCGCATCAATGTCGCAATCATTGGCTGCGGGAAGATGGCCAATGCGTATCACATTCCTCAGCTGCTTGATCAGCCGGATGTGCAGGTTGTCGCCGTTTGTGAAGTTGATCAGACTCGGCGCGATCATGCCAAAGACCGCGTTGAGACGCACTACTCAACAGGAAAAACGGAGTATCAGGGATGCGGCACGTACGTCGATTTTCGGGATGTCATCTCACGCAGTGACATCGACGCTGTCTGTATTGCGTCACCGGATCACTGGCATGCAATTCCGATCATCGAAGCCTGTAAATCCGGCAAGGATGTCTATTGTGAGAAACCACTGACGCTTACGATCGAGGAAGCCGGAAGATGTGTGGATGCCGCTCGCTCTCATGAACGCATCGTGCAAACCGGCAGCCAGCAGCGATCCAATGTGTTCGGACCGTTTCGAGAGGCTGTGGAAATCATTCGTAGTGGCCGACTGGGAAAGATCCATCGTGTTACGGTGGGTGTCGGCGGTCCCAGCGTCCCGTGTGACCTGCCCGAGGAAGAGATCGAACCAAATCTGGACTGGGATATGTGGCTTGGTCAGGCGCCACTGCGAGCTTACAACTCGATTCTCAGTCCGCGTGGCAATCATAGTCATTTCCCTGCGTGGCGCAATTATCGAGAGTATTCCGGAGGTGGTCATACGGATATGGGAGCGCACCATTACGATATCGCGCAATGGGCACTGGACATGGACGAATCCGGTCCGATTGAAATCATTCCCCCCGAGGACTCGCAGGCCACAACCGGAGTCCGGTACATCTATGAAAACGGAGTCGAGATGGTGCATGGCGGGCCCAGTGGCTGTACGTTTCATGGTGAGAACGGCGTACTTTGGATCGATCGACGCAGACTGGAGAGTGATCCTGAAGAAATTGTTAAAACGCCTCTTGGTAAGGATGATGTGCATCTGTTTCGGTCACCGGGACATCACCGTAACTGGATCGACTGCATCAAAAGTCGTGAAGCACCTGTCGCGGAGGTGGAAAAAGGTGCTCGTACGGTCAGCATCATTCATCTTGGCAACCTCGCGTACTGGCATCACAAAACACTGAAATGGAATCCATCCAAGTGGAAATTTGAGGATTCGGCAGACAACCACCTGCTGGACCGTGAACGGCGAGACCCATGGCAGTTGCCGGCGGTGTAA